atatttttcatgattttcatggaaatgattcaaatttaGTCCTAAAaatcatcaagtaactgtcagatggtttgtcctttcaaatatgtgtgggccagtggggatatgtcatctttggAAGCTGAGTTATGGTGTATTTGCTGTTCTTccaccacagtcagcaatatctcagcaatatcctGACGATGGTATCTATAGATAGAATCTGATGATTGAGGTaataagcatcgatctaaacaGATTAGTTAAAATTACTTGCATCATCCATGTCTGACAACCTTATCCCATTGAGTTAGTTTTCTCTTACCACAATACACATGAAGATGCAGGTTACAAATTAGTCTTCAGCCACCGGTGCTTTCGTAGAAACCTACTAACAAGATCAGGTGGTCTGTCTCGCTGGTTAGCAAATAGTTTGAAAGAAGAGAGACATGAGAATATTTTTGGATGCAAAGATCTGTCAGTATGTCAAATGGAAATATTGAGCAGGAATCTCTAGTTGGTAGCTGTTCCTACAAAAATGACACCTTTCAGAGTGACAGCTGCAAATAACGATTGGTGTCTAATTGTGATACAGCCAACAATAACAATGATGTTGAAGGATGCACTGAAATTCTACCAAACATTTGTTGTGGGTTTTATAAGgggtattttttgtgttttttatgtagcaaaaacatttatttttcaattcAGGGAGTGTCTTCATCTCAAGCTGCCAGTGAGTCAGCATCAGGATTTGTGTTCGGTCAGAATTTAGCAGACAGAGTAGTCCATTCAGATGCAGGTTCGCCCCCTCCTGACACCGAGACAAACGGGAAGGAGGCAGAGTCATGTCCCTCAGGTAAGAAAGTCCACGACTTCTTCATGAATCTACCCTTGAATCATATAAATCCCTCATGCAGTCTTGATATTCTTAACAATTTTCCTGGACAATTTCTGCTTTGAAATAGTAGAATTTGTTGGTCCAAGTGTATCAAAGACTTGTCAGCTTTGATGTCCATAATCATTGTAGAAGAAACTGAAGTCTTCTGAAAATGTTTGAAGTTGAACACTACAGGCTTCATTagatcaaagggagataattaagACACCCTACTAGCATGTTTTCAGTTACTTCCTCTTCAGGGGTCTGAttctatttcaaaatattgaatTACTTCTGTATCAAGAGCAATTGTAAATAAATCAGGAAAGGTGGTCATTGCAATATACCATTAATTCAGTTAAAATATCACCTATTTACTATCTCAGTATTTTTGGAATGCATTGCTcagaagtagtgagtgagtcaaacTAGAAGTACGATACAGCTttttaatataaataaatattaatatgaaCTTAATATTATTTTAATTGCTGTTTTTGGATACATGTGTCTAAGTAAGATAATTATACTCGTAGATGAGTCATTTTGATGTTTTATTATGCAACGAATAGTTTGATCAACCAATCACTGAGTAAGACATGAGGCAAGCTGACCTTCTGCATTGATCATGAAACTAAATATATAGACCTGTAATTGTCAAGTAACAATTATGACTTATTACAAGACAAAGTGCTGATAccaaagtatatatacatatatggtcATACTATGGCAACTGAAGTTCATTTCAGGGCACTGAATAGTGGCAATCTGATCATGGTTGTTCATTTCAAGGCACTGATTAGTGACAATCTAATGATGATTGTTCTAAACATCAATGGTTTGGAGGAAGGTGGTGACCACTTCTCACATAGTTTTTGCACAAGGTTATCACCTGATAGCAGTTGTTGGATCACTTGATTAATGCTTAGAACAGTTTATTTGGCTTTAAATCATGTATACTGTTGTAACAACTGTTACAGGTTTATCACTACGTTTGACATAGAGCATTTGCAGAAGGTGGCTGGATAGGTTGACGTGGCATGGTATATTAGTGGGATAGCACTAGCAAAAATGCTAAAGTTCATGGACATCGTACCAGCTGCCTTGAATGCACTCATTGAGTAAATAGGGGATAGTAAATATTTAACTCAATTCCACATCTCTACTGTTTACCTGCATGTCTGCTTCAAGTGTATACTGCAGGATTAGAGTTCCATGTAACTGGATTAAGATCGGTTTGTCGAACAAGAACCCTAAAGTTCTACCACTGTGGATTTTTGTCTTGATGATAGATTACATGCATACTATCAATGGATAGATGAACAAAATGCTTGGACATGATTACATGTGTGAAAATGATGCCCTTTCCAGATTCTGGAGGCCAGACACTGGAGGAATCAGCACGAGAGTACCAGGCCAAGCATGGAGTTAAACCAGATCTTAAAGAAGTGGAGATAGTTACTGGGGAGGAGGATGAATCTAATGTACtgcaggtgagctacagaacaGATTGTTACCTGTTTTGTTCATACTGAAGGCCAGATGTTTCTTGCACGTTTAATGGTGCAGTGTGTTTAGGCTGAAATTCAACAGCTCTTAACAGTGTTTTAAGTTAAGGTTCAGAACATTGTGAGTTggaatttaaaaatatttgcaGGGTTCCCTTGAGTACCGATAACAGATTAGCATATGGAATAAGACTAACAACAGGAAATTAATGATATGCATAACCATAGTTACTGTTAACAAAAAAGAGTCTTTGGACCACTCATATTcagggcttagattttcgaaactctcttagcgctaagatagtcgtaagtgccacacattaacattaacttacgactatcttagcgctaagagagcctcgaaaatctaggccctagTTTAGAATGAATGCTATGCTAAGGATTGACCAAAGTGACTGATATCCATGAGGTGGTTCATTATGTGGTGTAGAACCCAAAAGGTAATGATCCAGACTTTTGTCTATAAAATAGGTTCTATGTTTGTCATCCTTCAaattacaaaaccaaacaattaaATGTGTTAATTCTCCACAAGTCGACTGTTTAGACTTATATCATTTCCCAGTGTCACAATGCATAGTTAGTTATATGTCTTCCCTTATGCCTGATCAAATGTACTCATTTGTCAACATTTGCTTTTCTTTCTTTCCAGGCAAATTGtaaattgtttttatttgatGGTGAAAAACAGAATTGGAATGAAAGAGGCCGAGGAGTATTAAAACTTAATGATATGTCTCCATCGAATCCTGCGGAGCAGTTTCATTCTCGTTTAAGTGAGTACCTGATTTGTTATTGCCCCCCGCAATGCACTTTGCcagggtattaaaatgcaccctgTCTGTCCGTgcatgcacatttatcttttccggagcagaactttaaaaccattcaatatttcttcaccaaacttggtgCAGAGATACATCTGGTGGTGtattagtgccttttggtagtttgggtattcttcataaaatatttttacgtttccatgacaacaaatgtgacttagactgaaattgtaGGTAATGTGGGGGGATATTGATCAACAAGACTGTCTTCTTGTTACATGTTTATTGCTTTCACATTCTATTAGTTTTATCTTTGCACATTGTGAGTCCAGCTGCTTGAAAGGTGGCCACTTTTGCAAATATTGAtagtgtttgtttcatgtttcagtaaTGCGCACACAAGGTAGTTTGCGACTCATACTCAACACCAAAATCTGGTCAGGCATGATGGTGGAGAGAGCTAGTTCCAAGAGTTTACGTATCACAGCAACAGACGGAGACGATGGGGTGAAAGTCTTTTTGGTCACTGTGAGTAGTACTGTTCTTTCTTAAGAAGATATCAACTGGTGTGTTACCAGGGAATGAGTGAATCATGTCAACCGTGCTTGTTGTAGTTCATCTTCTGATAAGGATGGGGTTGACCTTTACGAAACACTGGTCTTCTAGGTGGAactgatatggctggaatgttgccgacTTTGGCATAAAACATTGTCCAGTGCATCATCAAGGCTGTGACCTTATGCCGTTTACACTGATTTGTGAAAATTGCAGCTCAAGGGAACCACAAGTTGCTTTTCATTGGCACacaaatagagtgagtgagtgtgttttgttttacgccacactcagcagttgtGCCGCtaaatggtggtggtctgtaaataatcgagtcttgaccagacagttGGGAACTCATgttatgtgtcaaccatgtcagcaggcctgaccacccgatcctgtcaaTTGCCTCTTCcgaacatgggttactgaagattaattcaaatcttcatcttcaagGGCCACTCCCAATGATTTGGGAAATCATGACCCGATGTTTTTAGAAAATGCTGAAAAACATTACATCTGATTCTCTCATCTATCTGATTATTAAAGTGTCACTGACTGAGCTATTGCTCTGAATGTATACTACTGATGGGAAAATGATCTTGAGTCGCTATTACTGCTTGACAAATATTAGATGAGTCATGACCtaacaaatgaccccaatttgcatatatgggaacgccctcaagaacattccatttgaaacaagggaaacaggttgtcgtctaaatattgaaaagttcaatttccttgtTTGTGTCATGTCGTGATGATGTTTTGCTGAACTGAATCTCTCTATGAGATACAtcttaaacagtagcggtattgatttcacgtcATGGTCAGCATGTTGCACATACTTAAttgccaatctacctgtagcaaccaagtgtattcatcCAGATTACTTCCtctgcctgcttgtcacaaacacgtTCACTGTACTGGCTCatctacgaggggatgtcaataagttttgagccttgagcgtttttcatacccaggtgtcacagcctatggtacgacattgaaccttggggtgtagctgatgtgatatataagttttggtatcctactctcagaagttattgaacagctcacattgacagaaagatacCCCcatcacggcagtgaaaatgaataaaattgagtgtagagcagtaattaagtttttagttcttgaaggaaactcggcaaagagcattgaagaaaggctttcagcagtttatgggaagtcttccccttcatctgctaccatcaaacgatggatcaatgaatttaagcatggtagagagagtcttgaagatgacccctgtccaggttgcccaacaacaagcactagtgaggaaaacattgacagagtgcatagacttgtgctggaaaatcgtcgaatcacactccatgagttagaggagaccacaggcatttcacacggatccatcaagacaattcttcatgaacatgttgtcatgtctaaggtgtgcgcaagatggctgccaagaatgcttacagatgaaatgaagcaaacaagggtcaccataagcaactccatgctaaccagatacaacaagaatccagaagattttcacttaaggctagtaacctgtgatgaaacctggatccaccactatgatcctgagagcaaacaagaatccatggaatggaaacatgtcacttctcccaggaccaaaaagttcaaagcctccagatcagtgcagaaggtaatggcaaCAGTCTTCTGtaatagcaaaggcgtcatccacatagattacttaccaaaaggaagaacaatgaatgtggaatattacgctaacttgttgaggcaagtgtgacagtcaatcaaggagaagcagcggggcaagatcagacgtggtatactctccagacctggcaccaagtgattgccatctgttcccaaatctcaagaaacacttgcgtggtcgtagatttcaggatgataatgagcttattgctgctactgaggcttggtttgaggaccaaaatggcgctttctacagagatggcatcagcgcctggcagaaaagatggaacaagtgtcttgactcacaaggggactatgttgaaaataaatgtggttcataccaatattttgtttttctatgcaaggctcaaaacttattgacatcccctcgtagtaCTTGTCAAGCAGAACTCACCTCTGTGGGAAGCCATGTTTTATGGTGCATTTTTATGAGTtgcaaatgtaaaatgtaaagtaATGTGTCAGTTGACACTTTTCCCAGGTTTTTGGGTTAGTTTAGACCTCAGATTCAATCTCACTTCTTTAATTAAGCCATTTCACCCTGATGATGTGTAtcacatcactggattgtgtggtccagacatCATTATGCACAGGTTGGATATGGTGACCAGTCAGCCAAGTCGTAAGGCAATCAATTCCATTTGGTTGTCAGTTGCCAAGAAGCAAATGAATAACCACATGTGTCATATTGCAACTTTCATGATTTCGTTACTTTATTCAGGCTGCCCCCAAAGacagtgaaaatattttgcGAGCTATTGATTGGAGAGTCCAACGGCTGAAGATGTGGGAGGAGAAGGAGAGGTCACGTGGTGATGACCGAGTTAGCGAGAAGAGAAAGGCCGATTCTACAGATGCACAAGATTCGCCTTTGAAACGACAAAAGTAATATAGAAAACTATGATTGGATTTTCTTTTGTCTCATTGTTTTATGTATCACAGAAATCTTCAATTACGAAATCTGTCTGAGTTCGAACTACTGTTGTTACTTGTGTATTGGTAACTTTGTGACTGTCTCCTATGTTTACTTTTAGAGTCAGTTGAATTcagttttagttttagcaaaATTGAAGGATTGTTAACTGGTTTAGAAATATAGCCCTTAAGTGAAATTAATGAAGACCACAATCAGTGGAAGTTTGCTTGTCCTTAGCAAGATGTTTTAGTTGTAGACCAGCAGAAGTAATTTTCTGTTTCCTTAAAAAGAAAATAGGACCTTTTTCAACTTGTGATACTGTTttataatttttatgtaaacttGACATTATCTCGTTAATTTTGTGAGATATAAGGTGTCATTTCCTCATCATTGTGATATTATCCCAAAGTAGCGTCTGCCATATTCATTTGCCAAAACATTTCTGCAATCAATCTTTTTACAATTCAGCACAGGATGCTGCAAACTTTTAAAGCTAATTTTCAGGAATTTCATAGTTTGGCAACTATTTGAATAGTGGAGGATTATTTTCCGATGAACTTGATCACAACCTGAAGCTTTTTGAAGTCAATCTATCAACCACAAGTGGGCAAatctttttttgtgtgtgtgagtaagTATGAAgtcacaccgcttttagcaatattccagcagtatcatggtgggagacaccagaaatgggcttaacacattgtacccatatgaagAGTCGATCCCTGGACTtgggtgtgatgagcaaatgctttaaccactaggctaagcCACCGCCTCACTTTGAGAGTATCTCTGAAAACAAGTTCAAACTCAAACTACAGTCAAGTGTCACAGTCATCTAAGGTGCTATTAGCCTTCAGAGGTGCTCCCAGTGCATGGCAGGATTGTGCCGTTGCATGGATTAGAATTCTTGCGATATCTGCGTTAGTTCATTTCTTCGGTGTGATTGACCTTTATCACTTTCTGCTGTCCTTCCACTGTTTAATGATGTAATAGAAATACTCTTCTAAACAACACTGCCTGATTAACCTGCTGTGCTTTTACCAGAAAGCCAACCGCCCCACACCAAGCTGAGGGAGGGGCCCCCACCAACCTGAGgcgtgaagagtctgacagcaGTGTACAGGACCCAGAAACAGAGGGTTTGTACCTTACTCACTGAATTACTGACATATTTGCCAGAATTGTAACATTTGACAtgatttatttcaaatatgtgtattttaataattactAAATTGAGGTGTATTTTTGTGAAGAAGATGAATCAAAATTCACACTTTCTATTAGTTATATACAGTTATACAGTTGTAGTATTGCATCCCTCAGTACAGACCCCCTTAATGGATATTTATCATCGATATGGTGCTGCAAACTCCGTAATTACTAAAATAGCATCACGATTATGTCAATCAAAACATTGAGGCagactactgatatttcatggTAGGTCTGACTTACAACATATGATTTCCCTCCATATACTTTAAATAAAATATCTATACATTAAAGTGACCATCTCAGGACTCCATGTAAacactggataatggagaggatACTCAGCAATAATAGAATATATGTTTGTCTACATATTTGGCCTCCCCAAATTTGAAAAAGATGTagtttcttttttaaatgaaCTTTTAAGAAGTCGTTGCAGGAGGGTTGCACAGGAACTTGAGGACCGAGAAACTCACATATGTCAGTATGGCAACTACTTCCTAATTTCTGTCCAGAAAATTTAATCTGTTACTGGTATAACTTAAACACATGAGAATGTGTTATGAGTGTCATTCATTTTTCATTCCATTCGATCATGTTAATGTCTTCATACAAACACCTGGTTACGTCGATACATAGCCTCTTGATGCTGCACTTGTATCATGCCCATGTATCTAATACTTTGGCAAACCCTATATCCATTGAAGTGAGCATACATCACATGTCTTATGAAGCTCCTTGCTCCTAGTATGGGACAACATGATCAACATTAAACCGGAACCGGCAGCATATTCTGAAATTAAGATGCAGTCGTAGTGTATTTATCTAAAATCATAAATTTCATTGTAATTTGAATCATGATTGTGATGTTCATAGAATCTTCCAGTGAGTTTAGAGGGAAATGCTTTCTGAAATTGAATACAActttaaaataaaactaaaagtgctttatggttcaacttctttattatacaaggtcacaacgtttcgagacagattctagcctcttcttcaggtgaagtgactagaatctgtctcgaaacgttgtgaccttgtataataaagaagttgaaccataaagcacttttagtttgattcctccaacttctaaatgcctttgaaacaacctAACTTTAAAATGCTCAGGACATGAAACTAGACTGAACCATTTGTTTGACTTTCTACCCAAATGTCTTTCCCCTCATTTTAATGTTTAGCTTGTGTAAACTACAAATTTGAGAACAGTTCAGAATGAGTTGGCCTGTGTTATGGATTATGGAGAGAAATGTTAAATTGATAAATTACGTACCCAAGACCCATATCTTGTTACCTGGAGTGCAAAAAATATAGGCTTTAGCCGATTACAGGGTCAGGCTTGTTAGACTTATTGTAGAGTTGTATTGAGGGTTGCCTGTGTGATGAAATATAATCCATATCATCCCATCATTTGTTGCAATATCATTGGCTGGTCAAAGGGGAGGTATATGACTATATTCAACATATTTGTTAACTTTGAGATTCAGATTGTAATAGGTTCTTAGTTACAACTTTTTTCCCACTTACGTTTTATGTAAAGATATTGACTTTGATCCGCAAAAGTCTTTTTCGTATGAAAACATAAAGTAATCTCTGGTGTTTCCTTCCTCTTTGACAGCATCCTGTGAAAGTTTCTCATCCTCATTTACAGTACGATCTGAATCTGACTGAGTTACCATGGCAGCAGTCTCATCAAGTTACCGTGGCAACAGACCAGCTCACTTCAAGGTGTAGAACTTGATATGCTAATTGATGTGGAAACCAATGATGGATGAAACAGACATCAGTTTAACACTGTAACAGATTGCTGTCTTCCTCTTGCCACACGTGTGACACTGAAGCGTGTCGATTGGCTGCCATGGTTACATCGTTGTCAACATGTTTACTGTCACGTCACATCAGTGTTCATTGAGAAGATACACCACTGACTTATATAGTTCAAGgacgattgtttgaaatggttcTTCTGACAGCATTGCCATAAAAACCTGTAGATATGACAAGTGTCTTGTGCAATGTTAGCAAAGAATCTCTGACTTGTGTATGAAGTATTTTTGTAGGTGAACTCTACTCCGGTCATGCTTATATATCAATACACTAACTAGTGTGTTCAGAGATAAACATGGTAACAGTGCTGGTAATTTTCTTAACCGAAATGGAGATTTTCATCGACATTTGCTGTAACTTTGTATGGATAAAATGTTTTCCTTGTGTAAATGGTCTTGTATTTCTAATTAACATCGCAACACCCTGAGTGTGATTTCTGTTTTGTTGGGGATATTTGTGATATGCCAGTCCATTGAGCCTTGACCATGTTGATGCATTCTTGTTCTTTCTTCTCTATGAAGTATATGTTTCCTTGTTAGATTATGTTTCTCAAGGATTAATGGTCAAGTAACCATAGAAATTGACCATATTCACACTGACATTTCAAAGTGATTAACTGATTATGAGGTGGATGAAGATAATGCCACCAGGATATTCTGGAAGGTCAGTGAGTTGTCAGTGTTCCAGGTCAGATTAGACAAGGCAAGATGATGCAATGTTGTACCTGTGTGACCAAATGTGAAACAGCCTAGACAATTGCTGCAGGGGTAGACACTGACTCCAGTCTGAAAGTTACAAAACAGTGAAATTCTAATGGACTTCTTGTCTTCCCATATCTACTTAAATATCTACCACTAGtcagtttcacaaagctctcgcaGCGCTACGACTATCATAGTCACTGTTACAGTATAGAAGGTaagaatgctacgagaaaagttagaTCGTATGAGAGCCGTGTGGAACAGGGCCCAGATTGAGTTAAACCATGCTTGTGTCCATCCTTGTAGTAGACGTCAGAGGTAACTActatattttctttattttgaatGCAAACTACAGTCTTTATAGTGAGAGGATTTATGCTGCGTTTGCAGTAATGGAGCAATATgatggcaggagacaccagtaATTGGTGTCACACATTGTGAACCTGCGTCTTGAGCATGAGGAGCAGATATCTTAACCACAAGATCTACCCCACCCCCACTACGGTGAGAAGTGACCAGGAATTTCATTGCTGAATACTAACTGTCAATGTGGTTTTCATTTTGCGGATGTTCACTTCTCCACATATTTTAATGCAGGAAGCTCATTCTGGTCTCATTTACATTTTTCCTCATCACTGTTATTCTTGTATTGGACATATTGTGTGTCCTGAATATATTAACAAACTCCACCTCCATATTTCCTGTTCCTGGGAagtgattttgttttcattgattttTCTTGAATTCTAACTGTTTGAAGATATTTACTTCATAGCTGATCAGTTGGCACAGTGGTTTCTGCTGTTGCCTTTCATTTATATgacttgggttcaattcccaacatgacACAACAGTTAGTTTCACAGTCATCCAAAGCTCAAAATTGCCAAAGTTGTCACAACCCACTTcctttgtttaattgtttaaaaaATAGGATCAATCTAACAAATAGTTTTGAAAAGCCTTCTCTTAATTTGAGACTGTCAGATACGGCAACATGCTGATATGGAAATATTGATGAGTATATTATGAACACTTGGTGTGATAAGCAATAAAATAGTTTATTATATGATGGGTGGATTTCTGCATTTCTGATTAGACCACTTGGTCACATGACAGCTGTGACGCTATGTGATGTCAACCTCACCACGTTGCTAGTCTCTGATACAACAATCCAAACATCTTCCATTGCTAAAAATAGGTTTGGGTACTCCGCACTGCTAGTGTCACGTGAGATAAAGAAGTGACAGGCATCTTCTTGTCCCTGTGACTGCGTTGGTTTAGAGTTATGTCATAACTTTGTCAAAATGGCAGACGACATGACACCACAAAGATTCATGACTGTCAGTACTTTGTCAAGTAATAACAGAAATTACTCGCTTCAGTTTGGTTGATCTAATGATTTATCGAACTTATAGATGTGATATTCACCTCAGC
Above is a genomic segment from Haliotis asinina isolate JCU_RB_2024 chromosome 7, JCU_Hal_asi_v2, whole genome shotgun sequence containing:
- the LOC137291878 gene encoding ran-binding protein 3-like isoform X2, whose translation is MADSVADSTKSEDSENNTESTERVSTSTEGPAGAADPPHRNGASVIQPSKLGGFRPGFSAFGGSGANTGAFSTNPFAPRATLKSDVVSTGSAHPHPHEGLIAPSRFMHNPFMPHDKSASQSDNDSDVDVPGENRKFQLRPSALTNQVETLKSKGRTSPQPAVQSSILKPATLPDPRQSQDNKEGHREENEDEACEDKEVSSTSLPVKSPDKPQAAKQITDNGLFSAAAAVAPENSVADSTSKSAAGAEGGEFIFGQNLTERVTGVSSSQAASESASGFVFGQNLADRVVHSDAGSPPPDTETNGKEAESCPSDSGGQTLEESAREYQAKHGVKPDLKEVEIVTGEEDESNVLQANCKLFLFDGEKQNWNERGRGVLKLNDMSPSNPAEQFHSRLIMRTQGSLRLILNTKIWSGMMVERASSKSLRITATDGDDGVKVFLVTAAPKDSENILRAIDWRVQRLKMWEEKERSRGDDRVSEKRKADSTDAQDSPLKRQKKPTAPHQAEGGAPTNLRREESDSSVQDPETEASCESFSSSFTVRSESD
- the LOC137291878 gene encoding ran-binding protein 3-like isoform X1 → MADSVADSTKSEDSENNTESTERVSTSTEGPAGAADPPHRNGASVIQPSKLGGFRPGFSAFGGSGANTGAFSTNPFAPRATLKSDVVSTGSAHPHPHEGTGLIAPSRFMHNPFMPHDKSASQSDNDSDVDVPGENRKFQLRPSALTNQVETLKSKGRTSPQPAVQSSILKPATLPDPRQSQDNKEGHREENEDEACEDKEVSSTSLPVKSPDKPQAAKQITDNGLFSAAAAVAPENSVADSTSKSAAGAEGGEFIFGQNLTERVTGVSSSQAASESASGFVFGQNLADRVVHSDAGSPPPDTETNGKEAESCPSDSGGQTLEESAREYQAKHGVKPDLKEVEIVTGEEDESNVLQANCKLFLFDGEKQNWNERGRGVLKLNDMSPSNPAEQFHSRLIMRTQGSLRLILNTKIWSGMMVERASSKSLRITATDGDDGVKVFLVTAAPKDSENILRAIDWRVQRLKMWEEKERSRGDDRVSEKRKADSTDAQDSPLKRQKKPTAPHQAEGGAPTNLRREESDSSVQDPETEASCESFSSSFTVRSESD